The following proteins are encoded in a genomic region of Liolophura sinensis isolate JHLJ2023 chromosome 5, CUHK_Ljap_v2, whole genome shotgun sequence:
- the LOC135465552 gene encoding magnesium-dependent phosphatase 1-like — MAKPKLIVFDLDYTLWPFWIDTHVDPPFKKKSDGRIHDRNGQRIKFYSCVPDILQRLQNEGYQLGVASRTGATAEANELLILFDWDKYFAYKEIYPGSKTTHFARFLKNSGLQYQDMLFFDDEHRNIIEVRNLGVTCILAEDGVTEEVIQRGFKQYAQDRNQNQSTSAL; from the exons ATGGCAAAACCCAAGCTGATCGTGTTTGATTTAG atTACACCTTATGGCCTTTCTGGATAGATACACATGTCGATCCACCATTCAAAAAGAAAAG TGATGGCAGAATTCACGACCGGAATGGACAGAGGATCAAGTTTTATTCCTGCGTGCCTGACATCTTACAAAGGCTTCAAAATGAAGGCTACCAGCTTGGAGTGGCATCAAG aactGGCGCAACAGCTGAGGCTAATGAACTGTTGATACTGTTTGATTGGGATAAATACTTTGCGTACAAGGAGATATATCCAGGTTCTAAAACTACCCACTTTGCGAG atttttgAAAAACAGTGGTCTGCAGTATCAGGACATGTTGTTTTTTGATGATGAACATAGGAATATAATAGAAGTGCGTAACCTAG GTGTCACCTGTATACTGGCAGAAGATGGCGTCACAGAAGAAGTGATACAACGCGGCTTTAAACAATATGCGCAGGACAGGAACCAGAATCAATCTACGTCAGCTTTATGA
- the LOC135466009 gene encoding uncharacterized protein LOC135466009: MDRRSLILGWFLFGILSVSSDESLNVPTGIGSSHDVTNNSLCPENVEENSFNWTTRFAGSSFGCKMSTSLSPSSSSDSPISASYRQKSSSAILGSSFDSMGLSSDGLGSISDGKWSTSEYLISTPPDNRRENSVEGRRIQQIIFFMGYGIYLPCLVFVCVVGNSLTLTVLYQGALKSSTSAFFMALAVSDVFAQIAAVPYAIQAYPSVANQPTAKTVHAFWLCYVFPLVYTFLTSSIWITVCLTTERFICVCYPIKAKVICTQRRAKMAVTSVFLLSIFSNSPYFFVRTPSARIDVDTNATYYESELTCLCQKSYTSASLSMASENFTKVYNQIRPNQRYQFQRLSK; this comes from the exons ATGGACAGAAGGAGCCTTATTCTGGGATGGTTTCTCTTTGGAATCTTGTCCGTTTCCTCCGATGAGTCTCTGAACGTACCGACTGGCATCGGTTCTTCACATGATGTTACGAACAACTCGCTTTGTccagaaaatgttgaagaaaataGTTTCAACTGGACAACTAGATTCGCAGGGTCGTCGTTTGGATGTAAAATGTCCACGTCATTGAGCCCGAGCTCCTCATCGGACAGTCCGATCTCTGCGTCTTACCGGCAAAAGTCCTCATCTGCAATCCTGGGGTCTTCATTTGATAGCATGGGGCTCTCATCTGATGGTCTGGGGTCTATATCTGATGGTAAGTGGTCTACATCTGAATATCTTATATCCACACCTCCTGACAACAGGAGAGAAAACTCTGTTGAAGGACGACGAATCCAACAGATCATTTTCTTCATGGGCTATGGTATATATTTGCCGTGCCTcgtgtttgtgtgtgtggtgggcAACAGTCTGACTCTGACAGTACTGTACCAGGGAGCTCTCAAATCCAGCACAAGCGCTTTCTTCATGGCATTGGCGGTCTCCGACGTTTTCGCGCAGATAGCCGCGGTCCCGTACGCTATCCAGGCCTACCCAAGCGTAGCAAACCAACCCACCGCAAAAACTGTGCATGCCTTCTGGCTTTGTTACGTTTTCCCGCTTGTGTATACGTTTCTAACTTCGAGCATATGGATCACGGTTTGTCTGACCACAGAGAGGTTCATCTGCGTGTGTTACCCTATCAAAGCCAAGGTCATCTGCACCCAACGGAGAGCCAAGATGGCTGTGACGTCTGTGTTTCTACTTAGTATTTTTTCCAATTCGCCTTATTTCTTCGTTAGAACACCGTCTGCCCGCATAGACGTCGACACCAATGCTACGTACTACGAGAGTGAGCTGACG TGTCTCTGTCAGAAGAGCTATACTTCAGCTTCTTTGTCCATGGCGTCAGAAAACTTCACCAAGGTCTACAACCAAATCAGGCCTAACCAGCGTTACCAGTTTCAACGGCTGAGTAAATAG